The window GAGCCCCGTCGCCGTCCCGAAGACGGGGTTCGACGCCATGCCGCGCGACGGGGAAGCCGTGAGCTTCTCGTGGTACATCACGCCGATGTCCCCGAGGCCGCTGAGCAGGTGCGCCTTCCCGGCCGGGGGCGAGATCAGCTGGCGTACGGACGTCTCCTCCAGGCCGCGGATCTGCGGCGCCCAGTGCTTGAGGTCACGGGTGCCGTAGAGGGTCGCGCCGGTCCCGAAGACGAGGTGCTTCGAGTCGTACGGGTCCAGGGCGAGCGCCTGGATCCACCAGCCGAACTTCGGCTTGTCGGCGCCCCACTTGAGGTAGGGGGTCTCGGACACGTCGAACACGGCGGTGTCCTTGAGGGACGTCCAGGTGCGGCCGCCGTTCGTGCTGCGGTACACGGTGTCGATGTCGGCCCAGCGGTTGTTGGTGGAGACGACGACGGTGCCCGGGCGGCGGGCGTCCACGGCGGCTCCGCCGTACGCGAAGGTGTCGGTGGACCCGTCGGAGGTGGTCCCGCCCGGCTTCACGGGAGTCACCTCGGCCCACTTGCCGGTCGTGGTCCGCAGTTTGTGCACGCTGCCGTCGGACTGGCCGTTGGGTCCGGGCGCGTTGGCGTACGTCACGTACAGCTCGCGCGTGTGCCGGTCGTAGGCCGCCCTGACCGGCACCTTGGCGGAGGTGCCGGAGGGCTGCCCGGGGACGGCCTCCCACGCCGTCCCGTCGGCCGTGCGGTACAGGTTCGCCGTCCCCGGGGTGCCGTCGCCGTCGCCCCACCCGGCGTAGACGGCCCGCCCGGCGGCGACGAGGAACATGACGCCCTGCCCGGAGGCGCTCGGCTTCCCCGGGAAGCCGCTCACCGGCGCCCAGGTCGCCCCGCGGTCGGTGGACCGGAGCAGCCCGTCGTGCCGGGTCCCCAGCCACAGCGTGTCGCTGTCCCGCGGATCGACCAGCAGCCGCTCCCCCGCGCCCCGCCCGTCCTCGTTGGCGCCGAGTTTCACGTCGAGGTCGGTCCGGCGCCAGGTCGCGCCCCGGTCCTCCGACCGCAGCACCGCGCCGTTGCCGGCCCACGACTGGGCGTACGTGCCGAGGGAGAGGTAGACCCGGTCCGGGTGCGCCGGGTCGACGGCGATCGCCTCCACGCCGAGGAGGTTCCAGTCGTCCCACCCGAGGTGGTCGGTGAGCGGGATCCAGCGGCCTGCCCGGTCGTCCCAGCGGTAGGCGCCGCCGATGTCGGTACGGGCATAGGCCAGACCCCGTACGGAGGGGTGGAACAGCACCCCGGTGACGAACCCGGTACCGCCGATGACGACGTTGCGCCAGCGGTAGGCGGATCCGTCCGCGTTCTCGTCCGCGTCAGTGGCCGCCAGCGCCGGGCCGGAACCGACGGAGATGGCGGTGAGGGCAACCGTGGCAGCGGTCCCGGAAAGGACGGCGCGTCTATTCGGACGGGACGTGCGCATGACATACCTCGTTCTGCGAGAGGGGGGCGGGAGCGGCGGAGACAGC of the Streptomyces aurantiacus genome contains:
- a CDS encoding exo-alpha-sialidase: MRTSRPNRRAVLSGTAATVALTAISVGSGPALAATDADENADGSAYRWRNVVIGGTGFVTGVLFHPSVRGLAYARTDIGGAYRWDDRAGRWIPLTDHLGWDDWNLLGVEAIAVDPAHPDRVYLSLGTYAQSWAGNGAVLRSEDRGATWRRTDLDVKLGANEDGRGAGERLLVDPRDSDTLWLGTRHDGLLRSTDRGATWAPVSGFPGKPSASGQGVMFLVAAGRAVYAGWGDGDGTPGTANLYRTADGTAWEAVPGQPSGTSAKVPVRAAYDRHTRELYVTYANAPGPNGQSDGSVHKLRTTTGKWAEVTPVKPGGTTSDGSTDTFAYGGAAVDARRPGTVVVSTNNRWADIDTVYRSTNGGRTWTSLKDTAVFDVSETPYLKWGADKPKFGWWIQALALDPYDSKHLVFGTGATLYGTRDLKHWAPQIRGLEETSVRQLISPPAGKAHLLSGLGDIGVMYHEKLTASPSRGMASNPVFGTATGLAQAAAEPSYVVRTGWGDHGNGAHSHDGGRTWAPFGAQPAIAKEAPGPIAVNADGSALLWSFVHWDGTKYAAHRSTDNGATWSEVASFPKGATPVADPADPALFYAYDTDSGTLYASTDSGRSFTARATGLSSGDTQFELVAAPGRSGDLWLSLKWNGLHRSTDGGATFSKVDSCWASYTLGFGRAADGAGYPAVYLVGSTETITAVYRSDDEAKTWTRINDDAHQWGWTGEVITGDPRVYGRVYLATNGRGIQYGEPAR